AATGCAGCTACAAAGGAGAGTCAAATTAGGTTGAATGCCAATTAGCAGCAAGCATCAGCTATAAATGGGTTCAGACgattaagactttgatgtgagTTTTCAAAGCAACAAGAGGCAACTGACAGTGTTCCAAAGATGCCCAAGTGCTACAGTTGCAGGTGCAGAATGCAGCACATTTAATGCGTCCAGGGAAACAgcctataaaaataaacatgcgcAAATAAATCTGGAAAAACTTCACTGACGCAAAAGGAACTGTGGCTGCAAGTCACAGCTCACCAACAATAATAATAGGACAGTTCAATGCATAACTGCCTAAAGCCCAAGCATAATTCAGAAATgtaaacagtatttaaaacaaaacctCATAACCCAGGAATTCTGACAGTAGCATTTTATTAATGCAAAAGTAAATAACCTGTTTAAGGAATCTAAAACCTGTtcactaaaaaaagtaaaatgagatttttttcataaatacatgGTGGGGACCTGTGATATTTTTGGGCAGCAGTTCTCCACGGAGTCATTACTTCAGATAATCAATGTGCCTGTTTTTTGGAAAGAATCCAACTATGCCAAACATGAATTTAACAATACTTTGCCTAACTGTGGGAACAGCTGGCTATTTTCCTGAGAAATGCATTTGAGACAGACTGTCCTAGGCAGTTTTGACTGGCTTTGACAAACAATCAGAACACAGCCATCTCTATTCAGCAATGTCCTAAAATTATCTCCAGACATCTCCTTTGAGAGTggacctctttttttttctttatggaaACACTTACCAcatctattttattttctctaaCTTTTACTCCAGCCTCTTAGAATGAATTATAAAAGGCAACTGGGACATAAATGAAACACATTAGCGTACCGatgaacaaactaaaaataaatgtctcattaaattcattttaatttggcaaatttaaaaaaaaagtgatgtagaAATCTAGTTCTAATTCTTACCAGCCACCTCCACAATGTCTCCAGGCACAATCTCCCTGGCTCTGACCCTCTGAACactcttcctgtcctgtctgtaCACCTTCCCCATTTCAGGCTCATATTGTTTTAGGGCTTCAATGGCATTTTCTGCATTACGCTCCTACAAAATCATACACACAGTGAATTGTAATTTCTAGCAAATCACCCGGCATTATTGTCTCATCCACAggcttcatatattttatattaacatatttaagaGGTATTTAAGAATTTACATAGCCTTTACCTGCCACACTCCTACAATGGCATTGGCAATAAGAATGAGGAGAATGACAAATGGCTCTACGAAGGCTGTGATTGTTCCTTCCCCTTCCTCAAACCAGGCCAGAGtctgaaagacagagaaagaacaATGTAATGCAAAACATGGGCAATATGAATTTTTCTCTAAGCTTTATGATTTCCAACAGAATGTAAACCATGTTCCCATGCAAATGTCAAACAAGATTCAGAACAACTGCATAAACatacatttccatttaaaaatctaATCGATTCTAAATAAGGCTTTCAGTTGGTTCTAACTTTTATCTTAAATCTAGTGCAAACATATTTTTTGTGTGGACATTTGTGTATGCAAAGCTTGAGACAGCAAACCAGGCTTTTAATTGTAACTCTGTGCAAGAATTAAACTAATGATAACTAAAGCATTATTTTAGTTAGTATGTATTCTTAAAATAAGGATAATACAGATTttaatttacatgcatttaaaatatatttgaaaaaaaagggtAAAGAAGATATGTTAAAAAGAATTGGCCAAAATTAGCTATTAGAATTGCATAAATAATGCCAATTAATGGGTTTGAATAGGCATTAatgtttttcttctattttttgcTGAatactgaattatatatatatatatatatatatatatatatatatatatatatatatatatatatatatatatatataattttttattttaataaaatgatagtctaaatatgaaatttaaaactACACCAACAGGTGGCAGCAGGTCAAGTGAGTAATTCAATGATCCATTCAACCAACTCGCTCAaatgactgattcattcaaaaacaaagcaAGTGACCGTCTTTATGAACAGCTCACTGAATCATCAGCTCACTCAAATTGTtcagcaa
This is a stretch of genomic DNA from Carassius auratus strain Wakin unplaced genomic scaffold, ASM336829v1 scaf_tig00019387, whole genome shotgun sequence. It encodes these proteins:
- the LOC113076234 gene encoding sarcoplasmic/endoplasmic reticulum calcium ATPase 2-like, whose translation is MDNAHTKTVEEVLGYFGVNETTGLSSEQLRKSRERWGPNELPAEEGKSLWELVLEQFEDLLVRILLLAACISFTLAWFEEGEGTITAFVEPFVILLILIANAIVGVWQERNAENAIEALKQYEPEMGKVYRQDRKSVQRVRAREIVPGDIVEVAGKN